From Streptomyces cyaneogriseus subsp. noncyanogenus, the proteins below share one genomic window:
- a CDS encoding helix-turn-helix domain-containing protein, translating to MPSGATPNPYADPLKFGQRVQVLRERRGMTQVQLADLIGISPHTLRKIENGQQKAPALDMVMRIAEALRVRDLADLTGHPETQVDLFIGPGHPRLAAVKAAIDGFPLASSAEPPPIAHLQARLTRAWKDRHAAKNHREAIGRLLPDLIRDAQALVRHADSGNDRRRAQTLLAETYSLSQFFIAYQPDSSLLWRVAERGMVAAQDSGDPHAIGVAAWLLAQAHRDSGRRHFDAADAVNLEAVRFLEPLLPDADDDVLAIAGALEFELGYTAARRRDTGTAWRHWDKARKMAKRLPEDYYHRVTSFSQAIMGAHAVTIAVELHQGGESVRQAARADEATIRSRPRRARHRIEEARGFHLDGQPDVAISALEKAYRAAPETIRYNGYARTILLEEVESTQAQRRRRASELAFEVGILSG from the coding sequence ATGCCATCCGGTGCTACCCCGAACCCATACGCCGACCCGCTCAAGTTCGGACAGCGGGTGCAGGTCCTCCGCGAGCGCCGGGGCATGACCCAAGTGCAACTCGCCGACCTCATCGGTATCTCACCGCACACCCTGCGCAAAATCGAGAACGGACAGCAGAAAGCCCCCGCACTCGACATGGTGATGCGCATCGCCGAAGCTCTCCGGGTACGCGACCTCGCCGACCTCACCGGCCACCCGGAGACGCAGGTGGACCTCTTCATCGGCCCCGGCCACCCACGCCTCGCCGCCGTCAAAGCCGCCATCGACGGTTTCCCGCTCGCCTCAAGCGCCGAACCCCCGCCCATTGCCCACCTCCAGGCCCGGCTCACTCGGGCATGGAAGGACAGGCACGCAGCCAAGAACCACCGCGAAGCCATCGGTCGGCTGCTGCCGGACCTGATCCGCGACGCGCAGGCCCTCGTCCGGCACGCCGACTCAGGCAACGACCGCCGCCGCGCCCAGACCCTCCTCGCCGAGACGTACAGCCTCAGCCAGTTCTTCATCGCCTACCAGCCCGACTCAAGTCTCCTGTGGCGCGTCGCCGAACGCGGCATGGTGGCCGCCCAGGACTCCGGTGACCCGCACGCGATCGGCGTGGCTGCGTGGCTCCTCGCCCAGGCCCACCGTGACAGCGGGCGTCGACACTTCGATGCGGCCGACGCGGTCAACCTTGAGGCCGTTCGCTTCCTGGAGCCGCTCCTGCCCGATGCCGACGATGATGTCCTCGCCATCGCCGGCGCGCTCGAGTTCGAGCTGGGCTACACGGCAGCTCGCCGCCGTGACACGGGAACGGCGTGGCGGCATTGGGACAAGGCCCGCAAGATGGCGAAGCGACTGCCGGAGGACTACTACCACCGCGTCACGTCGTTCTCGCAGGCCATCATGGGTGCCCACGCTGTCACCATCGCCGTCGAATTGCATCAGGGTGGCGAGTCGGTGCGGCAGGCCGCCCGAGCAGACGAGGCGACCATCCGCTCAAGGCCCCGCCGCGCTCGTCACCGCATTGAGGAGGCTCGAGGGTTTCACCTCGACGGCCAACCGGATGTCGCGATCTCCGCGCTGGAGAAGGCGTACCGGGCCGCGCCAGAGACGATCCGGTACAACGGCTACGCGCGGACCATCCTCCTTGAGGAGGTCGAGTCGACGCAGGCTCAAAGGCGCCGTCGGGCTTCAGAGTTGGCGTTCGAGGTGGGCATTTTGTCCGGGTGA
- a CDS encoding cold-shock protein produces the protein MASGTVKWFNAEKGFGFIEQDGGGPDVFAHYSNIATSGFRELLEGQKVTFEVAQGQKGPTAENIVPA, from the coding sequence ATGGCCAGTGGCACCGTGAAGTGGTTCAACGCCGAAAAGGGCTTCGGCTTCATCGAGCAGGACGGCGGCGGCCCCGACGTCTTCGCCCACTACTCCAACATCGCCACCTCGGGCTTCCGCGAGCTGCTGGAAGGCCAGAAGGTGACGTTCGAGGTCGCGCAGGGCCAGAAGGGCCCGACGGCCGAGAACATCGTCCCCGCCTGA
- a CDS encoding SCO4226 family nickel-binding protein: MTHFMDVHHGMQGITAEQLHEAHQADLAVEKDEGVHFERAWADPRSGTVYCLSEGPSAEAVQRVHERAGHRADEIHEVPLTV, translated from the coding sequence ATGACCCACTTCATGGATGTCCACCACGGGATGCAGGGCATCACCGCCGAGCAGCTCCACGAGGCGCACCAGGCCGACCTGGCCGTCGAGAAGGACGAGGGCGTCCACTTCGAGCGGGCGTGGGCGGACCCGCGGTCCGGCACGGTCTACTGCCTCTCCGAGGGCCCCTCCGCCGAAGCGGTCCAGCGCGTCCACGAACGGGCGGGCCACCGGGCGGACGAGATCCACGAGGTGCCGCTGACCGTCTGA
- a CDS encoding DUF5994 family protein gives MSPSDAPNTPGLLPDTGTGHPEVRPGTALVRLETTHDRRGVLDGAWWPRSRDIRAELPALVSALTEHIGPVTRVGLDAGAWEQLPTRMVIDDRVVHLDSFPVGDDTVLVTRGDQDHFSLLVIPPDAAPDAAHAAMAAAVRADDARPAEQILIDTGATPPPPEPAPGSGSGTAEEAARTGRNPEPEA, from the coding sequence ATGTCCCCATCCGACGCCCCGAACACGCCCGGCCTCCTGCCGGACACCGGCACCGGCCACCCGGAGGTGAGGCCCGGGACGGCCCTCGTACGGCTGGAGACGACCCACGACCGCCGGGGAGTGCTCGACGGTGCCTGGTGGCCGCGCTCCCGCGACATCCGCGCCGAGCTTCCCGCCCTGGTCAGCGCGCTGACCGAGCACATCGGTCCGGTCACCCGCGTCGGTCTGGACGCCGGCGCGTGGGAGCAGCTGCCCACGCGCATGGTCATCGACGACCGCGTCGTCCATCTCGACTCCTTCCCGGTCGGCGACGACACGGTCCTGGTCACCAGGGGCGACCAGGACCACTTCTCCCTCCTGGTGATCCCGCCGGACGCGGCCCCCGACGCGGCCCACGCCGCCATGGCCGCGGCCGTCCGCGCCGACGACGCCAGACCGGCCGAGCAGATCCTCATCGACACGGGCGCGACACCCCCGCCGCCCGAGCCCGCCCCCGGCTCCGGCTCCGGTACGGCCGAGGAAGCCGCGCGCACGGGGAGGAACCCGGAGCCGGAGGCCTGA
- a CDS encoding fructosamine kinase family protein, with product MTDTTSFLLERLHAAGLTDVVAVEPATGGLAAIAGVARRRDGTSVFVKAFGERRRTMSSPRRPKGSRHCARRAAAPHPRSSSPTATCSCCPCCGPGRAPAAFWEQLAHALAHLHTTTRSPRFGWHRDNWLGRRRQVNTWNDDGFEFFFRASWNGPLHVPPAGRRRAFLGGYTPIESIR from the coding sequence GTGACGGACACGACGTCCTTCCTGCTCGAACGGCTGCACGCGGCCGGCCTGACCGATGTCGTCGCGGTCGAGCCGGCCACGGGGGGCCTCGCCGCGATCGCAGGGGTCGCGCGCCGCCGTGACGGCACGTCGGTGTTCGTCAAGGCGTTCGGCGAGCGCCGTCGGACGATGTCTTCGCCGCGGAGGCCGAAGGGCTCACGGCACTGCGCGAGGCGGGCGGCAGCGCCACACCCGAGGTCGTCCTCGCCGACCGCGACCTGCTCGTGCTGTCCGTGCTGCGGCCCCGGCCGGGCACCCGCGGCCTTCTGGGAGCAGCTCGCGCATGCCCTCGCCCACCTGCACACCACTACGCGGTCCCCCCGGTTCGGGTGGCACCGGGACAACTGGCTGGGCCGTCGTCGGCAGGTGAACACCTGGAACGACGACGGCTTCGAGTTCTTCTTCCGGGCATCCTGGAACGGCCCCCTGCACGTGCCCCCAGCGGGCCGTCGTCGTGCGTTCCTGGGCGGTTACACGCCGATCGAGTCGATCAGGTGA
- a CDS encoding MerR family transcriptional regulator: MTADSPLSDRLDDDDYPAYTIGRAAEMLGTTPGFLRAIGEARLITPLRSEGGHRRYSRYQLRIAARARELVDKGTPIEAACRIVILEDQLEEAQRINAEYRRAAGRTAAVDDGSGSASG, translated from the coding sequence ATGACAGCTGATAGTCCGCTCAGCGATCGTCTGGACGACGACGACTACCCGGCATACACGATCGGCCGGGCCGCCGAGATGCTCGGTACCACTCCGGGCTTCCTCCGTGCCATCGGCGAAGCCCGTCTGATCACCCCGCTCCGGTCGGAGGGCGGACACCGCCGGTACTCCCGCTATCAGCTCCGGATCGCCGCCCGGGCCCGCGAACTCGTCGACAAGGGAACGCCCATCGAGGCCGCCTGCCGCATCGTCATCCTCGAGGACCAGCTCGAAGAGGCCCAGCGCATCAACGCCGAGTACCGCCGGGCCGCCGGCCGGACCGCCGCCGTCGACGACGGTTCCGGTTCCGCCTCCGGCTGA
- a CDS encoding SCO5918 family protein yields MRCVIARYPFELTKSGVLASMEGVKPEPITGESVTIGRRRYPAKQVGAIVTRQDRRDFTSGEVVRAMARLGFTCHAHPDAAPVSEPASPLQAASALLGGDAAAPADEHQE; encoded by the coding sequence ATGCGCTGTGTGATCGCCCGGTATCCGTTCGAGCTGACCAAGAGCGGAGTGCTGGCCTCGATGGAGGGCGTCAAGCCCGAGCCGATCACGGGTGAGTCCGTGACCATCGGCCGCCGTCGCTACCCCGCCAAGCAGGTGGGCGCGATCGTCACCCGGCAGGACCGCCGCGACTTCACCAGCGGTGAGGTCGTCCGGGCCATGGCCCGGCTCGGCTTCACCTGCCACGCCCACCCCGACGCCGCGCCCGTGAGCGAGCCCGCCTCGCCGCTCCAGGCCGCGTCCGCTCTCCTCGGCGGCGACGCCGCCGCCCCGGCGGACGAGCACCAGGAGTAA
- a CDS encoding DEAD/DEAH box helicase: MNRSRTTRTNDRSGGAEGKRSASPRRFQGGGRPRNGRSQGTGGRPAPQGGDFALPKTITPALPAVESFADLEMPAPLLTALGREGVSVPFPIQAATLPNSLAGRDVLGRGRTGSGKTLAFGLAVLARTAGQRAESRQPLALVLVPTRELAQQVTDALTPYARAVQLRLATVVGGMSIGRQAGALRTGAEVVVATPGRLKDLIDRGDCRLDDVGITVLDEADQMTDMGFMPQVTALLDQVRPEGQRMLFSATLDRNVDRLVRRYLHDPVVHSVDPSAGAVTTMEHHVLHVDEADKRQTTTEIAAREGRVIMFLDTKHAVDRLTKHLLNSGVRAAALHGGKSQPQRTRTLAQFKDGQVTVLVATNVAARGIHVDNLDLVVNVDPPTDHKDYLHRGGRTARAGESGSVVTLVTPDQRRGMSRLMSSAGITPRITAVRSGEAELSRITGAQAPSGVPVVIAAPAVERPRRAASASSRGRRGRPGRARSAERAARGRTQRRSDFGSAA; encoded by the coding sequence GTGAATCGCAGCCGTACTACTCGCACGAACGACCGCTCCGGGGGCGCTGAGGGCAAGCGCTCCGCTTCCCCCCGCCGCTTCCAGGGCGGGGGCCGTCCCCGCAACGGCCGGTCCCAGGGCACCGGCGGCCGTCCGGCCCCGCAGGGCGGCGACTTCGCCCTGCCCAAGACGATCACTCCGGCCCTGCCCGCCGTCGAGTCGTTCGCCGATCTGGAGATGCCGGCTCCGCTGCTGACCGCGCTCGGCCGCGAAGGCGTGAGCGTGCCGTTCCCCATCCAGGCGGCGACCCTGCCGAACTCCCTGGCCGGACGGGACGTCCTCGGCCGGGGCCGCACCGGCTCCGGCAAGACCCTCGCCTTCGGCCTCGCCGTCCTGGCCCGCACGGCCGGGCAGCGCGCCGAGTCGCGGCAGCCGCTCGCCCTCGTCCTCGTCCCCACCCGGGAACTGGCCCAGCAGGTCACCGACGCGCTCACCCCGTACGCCCGCGCCGTGCAGCTGCGGCTGGCCACCGTGGTCGGCGGGATGTCGATCGGCCGGCAGGCCGGCGCGCTGCGCACCGGTGCCGAGGTGGTCGTCGCGACGCCGGGGCGGCTGAAGGACCTCATAGACCGTGGCGACTGCCGGCTGGACGACGTCGGCATCACCGTCCTCGACGAGGCCGACCAGATGACCGACATGGGGTTCATGCCGCAGGTCACCGCGCTGCTCGACCAGGTGCGTCCGGAGGGGCAGCGGATGCTCTTCTCGGCGACCCTCGACCGCAACGTCGACCGGCTCGTACGCCGCTACCTGCACGACCCGGTGGTCCACTCCGTCGACCCGTCCGCGGGCGCGGTCACCACGATGGAGCACCACGTCCTGCACGTGGACGAGGCGGACAAGCGGCAGACCACCACCGAGATCGCCGCCCGCGAGGGCCGGGTGATCATGTTCCTGGACACCAAGCACGCCGTGGACCGGCTCACCAAGCACCTGCTGAACAGCGGTGTGCGGGCCGCCGCCCTGCACGGCGGCAAGTCCCAGCCCCAGCGCACCCGCACCCTCGCCCAGTTCAAGGACGGCCAGGTGACCGTGCTGGTGGCGACCAACGTCGCGGCGCGCGGCATCCACGTCGACAACCTCGATCTGGTCGTCAACGTCGATCCGCCCACCGACCACAAGGACTACCTGCACCGCGGCGGCCGTACGGCCCGGGCCGGCGAGTCCGGCAGCGTCGTCACCCTGGTCACCCCCGACCAGCGCCGCGGCATGAGCCGGCTGATGAGCTCGGCCGGCATCACCCCGCGGATCACCGCGGTGCGCTCGGGCGAGGCGGAGCTGAGCCGGATCACCGGGGCCCAGGCGCCCTCCGGTGTGCCGGTCGTCATCGCCGCGCCGGCGGTGGAGCGTCCCCGCCGCGCCGCGTCCGCCTCGTCCCGGGGACGCCGTGGCCGCCCCGGCCGGGCCCGGTCCGCCGAGCGGGCGGCACGCGGCAGGACGCAGCGACGGTCCGACTTCGGCTCGGCGGCCTGA
- a CDS encoding cold-shock protein: MVTATVREWRDEEGWGVLDSPETPGGCWGHYSHIQMEGFRTLSPGQRVDLQWEAPGFKQDGYDYRAVNIVPRPV, from the coding sequence ATGGTGACTGCGACGGTCCGTGAGTGGCGCGACGAGGAGGGGTGGGGCGTGCTCGACTCCCCGGAGACACCCGGCGGTTGTTGGGGCCACTACTCCCACATCCAGATGGAGGGCTTCCGCACGCTGTCGCCGGGACAGCGGGTAGACCTCCAGTGGGAAGCCCCTGGCTTCAAGCAAGACGGGTACGACTACCGAGCGGTGAACATCGTGCCTCGGCCGGTCTGA